A region of Pseudarthrobacter sp. NIBRBAC000502770 DNA encodes the following proteins:
- the cls gene encoding cardiolipin synthase has translation MLWPFSLAGTAPTWVVVLLGFADLVIRVLALGIIPGNRRPTTAMAWLLGIFFIPFLGIVLFLLFGNFRLSSRRRAQQQLVNERVQAGISALSDAESDYPGPEWVKSAAELNRTLGSLPMVDGNSVDLIPGYPDSILEMTQAVRKAKKFVNAEFYIMSSDHVTNDLLTAMEEAAERGVEVRLLFDHIGTLRIKGYRKLLKRLRAGKIQWKRMLPLLPIHGQWRRPDLRNHRKIMVIDGEIAFTGSQNLIEPSYNNPRHRKAGREWVELMARLRGPIVTTLNVVFATDWLSETDESLEHQLQLAPNPEPGNVTAQVVPSGPGFITENNLRLFNTLIYSAQHRISICSPYFVPDDSLLYAITTAAQRGVDVELFVSEKGDQFLVHHAQRSYYEALLEAGVRIYLYKAPFVLHAKHFTIDDEVAVLGSSNMDMRSFSLNLEVSVMLLGEDIVNKMRAVEDTYRDISHELKLADWIGRPLAARYVDNVARLTATVQ, from the coding sequence GTGTTGTGGCCTTTTTCACTTGCCGGCACCGCTCCGACGTGGGTGGTGGTGCTCCTGGGTTTCGCCGACCTGGTGATCAGGGTGCTGGCGCTGGGTATCATCCCCGGCAACCGGCGCCCCACCACCGCCATGGCCTGGCTGCTGGGCATCTTCTTCATTCCGTTCCTGGGCATCGTCCTGTTCCTGCTCTTTGGCAACTTCCGGTTGTCCAGCCGCAGGCGGGCACAGCAGCAACTGGTAAATGAACGCGTGCAGGCAGGCATCTCCGCACTCTCGGACGCGGAAAGCGACTACCCCGGCCCGGAATGGGTGAAGTCCGCGGCTGAACTCAACCGCACCCTCGGTTCCCTGCCCATGGTGGACGGCAACTCCGTGGACCTCATCCCCGGCTATCCCGACTCCATCCTGGAAATGACCCAGGCGGTGCGGAAGGCGAAGAAGTTCGTCAACGCCGAGTTCTACATCATGAGTTCGGACCATGTCACCAATGACCTGCTGACCGCCATGGAGGAGGCCGCGGAGCGGGGCGTGGAGGTGCGGCTCCTGTTCGACCACATCGGAACCCTCCGCATCAAGGGGTACCGGAAGCTGCTCAAGCGTCTCCGCGCAGGCAAGATCCAGTGGAAGCGGATGCTGCCGCTGCTGCCCATCCACGGACAGTGGCGTCGCCCTGACCTGCGGAACCACCGCAAGATCATGGTCATTGACGGCGAGATTGCCTTCACGGGTTCGCAGAACCTGATCGAGCCCTCCTACAACAACCCGCGGCACCGCAAGGCAGGCCGCGAATGGGTGGAACTGATGGCACGCCTGCGCGGACCCATCGTGACCACCCTGAACGTCGTCTTCGCCACCGACTGGCTGAGCGAGACCGACGAGTCGCTGGAACACCAGCTGCAGCTCGCACCGAACCCGGAGCCCGGGAACGTCACAGCCCAGGTGGTGCCCAGCGGCCCCGGGTTCATCACGGAAAACAACCTGCGGCTCTTCAACACCCTGATCTACTCCGCCCAGCACCGCATCTCCATCTGCAGCCCGTACTTCGTGCCGGACGATTCCCTGCTCTACGCCATCACCACCGCCGCCCAGCGGGGCGTTGACGTGGAACTGTTCGTCTCGGAGAAGGGCGACCAATTCCTGGTCCACCACGCCCAGCGGTCCTATTACGAGGCACTCCTCGAAGCCGGTGTGCGGATCTACCTGTACAAGGCCCCGTTCGTGCTGCACGCCAAGCACTTCACCATTGACGACGAGGTGGCCGTGCTGGGCTCCAGCAACATGGACATGCGGTCCTTCTCGCTGAACCTGGAGGTTTCCGTGATGCTCCTGGGCGAGGACATCGTGAACAAGATGCGGGCGGTGGAAGACACCTACCGGGACATCTCGCACGAGCTCAAGCTCGCGGACTGGATCGGCCGGCCGCTCGCCGCCCGGTACGTGGACAACGTGGCCCGGCTGACGGCCACGGTGCAGTAA
- a CDS encoding aminodeoxychorismate lyase, translated as MTSPAPVVLAFLDPAYPDGRVADASKPQLLVTDLGVTRGDGVFETMLAVGGTVRKMQAHLDRLAGSAAALDLDIPDQEAWRRVIAAAVARHRLENPPADPAADELVVKLVVTRGVEGAPTPTAWVQATPAGAAGRRQRETGIDVILLDRGYDSDVADRAPWLLLGAKTLSYAVNMAALRHAHKQGADDVIFFSSDGRVLEGPTSTVLLAHVEKSDDGTTVKRLITPQLDSGILAGTSQGALFAAAKAAGWELGYGPLEPRDLMDADAVWLISSVRLLAPVNRIDGKEIGTPALQKELTAELGELFAGIQ; from the coding sequence ATGACCTCTCCAGCCCCCGTGGTTCTCGCCTTCCTCGATCCCGCTTACCCTGATGGCCGGGTGGCCGATGCCTCCAAGCCGCAACTCCTGGTCACCGACCTGGGGGTCACGCGGGGCGACGGCGTCTTTGAAACCATGCTGGCCGTGGGCGGAACAGTACGGAAGATGCAGGCCCACCTTGACCGCCTTGCCGGCTCCGCGGCGGCGTTGGACCTGGACATCCCGGACCAGGAGGCCTGGCGGCGCGTCATTGCCGCGGCGGTGGCCCGGCACCGGCTGGAGAACCCGCCCGCAGACCCGGCTGCTGATGAGCTGGTGGTCAAACTGGTGGTCACCCGGGGCGTGGAAGGCGCGCCCACCCCCACAGCCTGGGTGCAGGCCACCCCGGCCGGGGCAGCCGGGCGCCGGCAGCGTGAAACGGGCATCGACGTCATCCTCCTTGACCGTGGCTATGACAGCGACGTGGCCGACCGGGCGCCCTGGCTGCTCCTCGGCGCCAAAACGCTTTCCTACGCCGTCAACATGGCGGCCCTGCGCCACGCCCACAAACAGGGCGCCGACGACGTCATCTTCTTCTCCTCCGATGGCCGTGTGCTGGAAGGGCCCACCTCAACGGTGCTGCTCGCACATGTGGAAAAGTCCGACGACGGCACCACGGTGAAGCGCCTCATCACCCCGCAGCTGGACAGCGGCATCCTGGCCGGGACCTCCCAGGGCGCCCTTTTCGCCGCCGCCAAGGCCGCCGGCTGGGAACTGGGCTACGGTCCGCTGGAACCCCGGGACCTCATGGACGCTGACGCGGTCTGGCTGATTTCGAGCGTCCGCCTGCTTGCCCCCGTGAACAGGATCGATGGCAAGGAGATCGGCACCCCGGCCCTCCAGAAGGAACTGACCGCGGAGTTGGGTGAGCTGTTCGCCGGCATCCAGTAG
- a CDS encoding pyridoxamine 5'-phosphate oxidase family protein, with protein MDSRNLPKIENLSFDDCWELLDNDTVGRLAIVVDEHPEIFPVNYAVHLRSIVFRTAPGSKLWGARMERPAALEIDGYDPASEQAWSVVVRGETEIIEDQGVKDAVDGLGLEPWQPGEKANYVRLNAKALTGRRFRVNKPDIWNTRLQDRRRASFE; from the coding sequence ATGGACTCGCGAAACCTGCCGAAGATTGAAAACCTGTCCTTCGACGACTGCTGGGAACTCCTCGACAACGACACGGTGGGCAGGTTGGCCATCGTGGTGGACGAACATCCCGAGATCTTCCCCGTGAACTACGCTGTCCACCTGCGCAGCATCGTCTTCCGCACCGCACCCGGTTCAAAGCTGTGGGGCGCCCGGATGGAACGTCCGGCAGCCCTGGAAATCGACGGCTACGACCCTGCCTCCGAACAGGCCTGGAGCGTGGTGGTGCGCGGCGAAACGGAGATCATCGAGGACCAGGGCGTGAAAGATGCCGTGGACGGGCTGGGCCTGGAACCTTGGCAGCCGGGCGAAAAGGCCAACTACGTCCGGCTTAACGCCAAAGCCCTGACGGGGCGCCGGTTCCGCGTCAACAAGCCGGACATCTGGAACACCCGCCTGCAGGACCGTCGTCGGGCGTCCTTCGAATAG
- a CDS encoding TetR/AcrR family transcriptional regulator C-terminal domain-containing protein: MTSANTSGTAGTKPRLSRDLVLAKALELVDAEGLDALTMRRLGQELGRDPMSLYRYAQNRAALLDGVTELVLNQLRIHPEDPDWKAQLRGIAHGLRTLALQHPNVVPLLVTRPLSTPLGLRPLGTLRPLEQILSLLGAAGFGAADALHVYRAYYGFLYGHILNELQEYVVDPEENEVLLRLGLHRLPAKEFPKLRALAPALSEYDGEAELDQGLGILLSGLEAQLSRQAAGPAA, encoded by the coding sequence ATGACTTCAGCCAATACTTCGGGAACGGCGGGCACCAAGCCGAGGCTGAGCAGGGACCTGGTACTGGCCAAAGCGCTGGAGCTGGTGGACGCCGAGGGCCTGGACGCGCTGACCATGCGCCGCCTTGGGCAGGAGCTTGGCCGGGACCCGATGAGCCTTTACCGCTATGCCCAGAACCGTGCAGCTTTGTTGGATGGAGTTACGGAGTTGGTGCTCAACCAGCTCCGCATCCATCCGGAGGACCCCGACTGGAAGGCCCAGCTGCGCGGGATTGCCCATGGCCTGCGAACGCTTGCCCTCCAGCACCCCAATGTTGTGCCGCTGCTGGTCACCCGGCCCCTGTCCACGCCCCTCGGCCTTAGGCCGCTGGGCACGCTGCGTCCCTTGGAACAGATCCTGTCCCTTCTCGGCGCTGCAGGATTCGGTGCGGCCGATGCACTCCACGTCTACCGCGCCTACTACGGCTTCCTCTACGGACACATCCTGAACGAACTGCAGGAGTACGTGGTGGACCCTGAAGAGAACGAGGTGCTGCTGCGGCTGGGGCTCCACCGGCTGCCCGCGAAGGAGTTCCCCAAGCTTCGTGCACTGGCTCCGGCCCTGTCTGAGTACGACGGCGAGGCGGAGCTTGACCAGGGACTTGGCATCCTGCTGTCCGGGCTGGAAGCCCAGCTGTCACGCCAGGCGGCCGGCCCCGCCGCCTGA